In Pajaroellobacter abortibovis, the following are encoded in one genomic region:
- a CDS encoding serine/threonine protein kinase, with translation MVNFQQRYRVLDRLESGGMAEVFRAESIGLQGFRKQVAIKRVLPELVKKKEFISMFLDEARLSANLNHSNCVQVFDIGVGKDTYFIAMEFVDGASLKTISEYMKKSSQTLPIAFAAWIGHEICKGLAYAHTLKNAEGSPLGIVHRDVSPPNILITKYGEVKIVDFGLAKANSQLERSQPGIIKGKYSYLSPEAAFGYTVDTRTDIFAVGIILWELLAGRRLFLGETDLQTVQKVQQAAVPPLSSLNHNVPPLFEQIIHRSLAKLPGDRYGTAEELGKDLCRFLFSYGTPVSSFDIAQLVQESVGTRKGARNKENSWINQLIQEVLLEFTSLPSQNSGAKNSLPPIQKGEHSSHSPLNALHNSRDDTLEGAVWTLSEKQPLPPPPFAAPTTTHLSTERPNLRNPFPIQPSSSRSARSPKWKMLLPLVWLVLGLITLVWTTFLISKS, from the coding sequence ATGGTTAATTTTCAACAGCGATATCGAGTCCTTGACAGATTAGAATCAGGAGGGATGGCCGAAGTATTTCGAGCTGAAAGTATCGGTCTTCAAGGATTCCGCAAGCAGGTCGCCATCAAACGCGTGCTCCCCGAATTGGTGAAAAAAAAAGAATTTATCTCGATGTTCCTCGACGAAGCCCGTCTCAGCGCCAATCTCAATCATTCGAACTGCGTCCAGGTATTCGACATCGGTGTGGGAAAAGACACTTACTTTATTGCGATGGAATTTGTGGATGGAGCCAGTTTAAAAACCATTTCGGAATATATGAAAAAATCTTCTCAAACCCTTCCCATCGCCTTTGCCGCTTGGATCGGTCACGAAATTTGCAAAGGGCTTGCTTATGCTCACACCCTGAAAAATGCAGAAGGATCACCCCTTGGGATCGTGCATCGCGACGTCTCACCCCCTAACATTTTGATCACCAAATACGGCGAAGTCAAAATCGTAGACTTCGGTCTCGCTAAAGCGAATTCACAACTAGAACGTTCCCAACCTGGCATTATCAAGGGAAAATACAGTTATCTTTCACCCGAAGCAGCCTTTGGATATACTGTCGACACACGAACCGACATTTTTGCAGTAGGGATCATTTTATGGGAACTACTTGCGGGAAGACGCCTTTTTCTAGGGGAGACTGATCTTCAAACAGTACAAAAAGTGCAACAGGCTGCTGTTCCTCCCCTCTCTTCGCTCAACCATAATGTTCCTCCTTTGTTCGAGCAAATTATTCATCGTAGCTTAGCAAAACTGCCCGGTGACCGATACGGTACCGCAGAGGAACTTGGGAAAGACCTATGCCGATTCCTCTTTTCTTATGGAACACCCGTCAGCAGCTTTGATATCGCGCAATTGGTCCAAGAAAGTGTCGGAACCCGCAAGGGTGCACGGAATAAGGAAAATTCGTGGATTAACCAACTGATCCAAGAAGTGCTACTGGAATTCACTTCCCTCCCTTCTCAAAACTCGGGTGCGAAAAACTCCCTCCCTCCCATACAAAAAGGGGAACATTCATCACACTCTCCTTTGAACGCACTTCACAACTCAAGAGATGACACATTAGAGGGTGCTGTATGGACCCTGTCGGAAAAACAGCCGCTCCCCCCTCCTCCTTTTGCTGCACCTACCACCACCCACCTCTCTACTGAGAGACCCAATCTACGAAATCCTTTTCCGATCCAACCTTCTTCTTCGCGTTCGGCCAGGTCACCTAAATGGAAGATGTTGTTACCCCTCGTATGGCTGGTGCTTGGACTGATCACGTTAGTGTGGACCACATTCCTCATCTCCAAAAGCTAA
- a CDS encoding ATP-binding protein, whose protein sequence is MAHTDQPSYLRPFRAPYHTISKEALIGGGEDLRPGEITLAHHGVLFLDELPEFCRSTLESLHRPLEDGMMHISRAHGCPFHAALSLCHESLPMRMRRGWDGVMPL, encoded by the coding sequence ATGGCTCATACAGATCAGCCAAGCTATCTGCGACCTTTCCGAGCTCCTTATCATACAATCAGCAAAGAAGCTCTGATTGGAGGTGGGGAAGATTTGCGCCCTGGGGAAATAACCCTTGCTCACCATGGTGTTCTTTTTCTGGATGAATTGCCCGAATTTTGTCGCTCTACCTTGGAATCGTTGCATCGGCCTTTGGAGGATGGGATGATGCATATTTCGCGTGCTCACGGTTGTCCATTCCATGCCGCTCTTAGTCTATGCCATGAATCCTTGCCCATGCGGATGCGAAGGGGATGGGACGGAGTAATGCCTTTGTAA